A window of the Kosakonia radicincitans DSM 16656 genome harbors these coding sequences:
- a CDS encoding dipeptide ABC transporter ATP-binding protein has protein sequence MSVLSVENLTLSYHSGGVWREVVHDVSFTLQRGEMLAFVGESGSGKTTTAQAIIGLLAANARRDSGTIVLNGETISTWSEKRLDALRGARISLVPQDPGNSLNPVQTIGTQVGEVLRLHSKLRGRERDAQVLALLTKVGLSHPEQRMKQYPHQLSGGMKQRVLIAIAIALQPDVIIADEPTSALDVTVQKRILDLLDVLRRESGTAVLFVTHDLALAAERADRLLVFRHGEIQEHGATADILRAPQHAYTRQLLSDLQGNALTIAPVSGRPLASPAIRASGISKRFSLGKGHQLQALDDVSFAVQRGSTHALVGESGSGKTTLARILLGFEQADSGRVTIDDIEATQLSQEARRQLRRKIQFVYQNPFSSLDPRQTLFEIIEEPLKNFERVEKAERKARVENVARRVALPLELLDRTARELSGGQRQRVAIARALILEPGILVLDEATSALDVTVQAQILALLQQLQQQLGLTYLFITHDLATVRRIAHSVTVLRNGCVVEQGSVASLFAAPQNDYTRELIHAIPHLSPATEEFA, from the coding sequence ATGAGCGTGTTGTCGGTAGAAAATTTAACCCTCAGCTACCACAGCGGTGGCGTCTGGCGCGAGGTGGTTCATGACGTGAGTTTTACCCTGCAACGGGGGGAAATGCTGGCCTTTGTCGGCGAATCCGGTTCCGGCAAAACCACCACTGCGCAGGCGATTATTGGGCTGCTGGCTGCCAATGCCCGACGCGACAGCGGCACGATTGTGCTCAACGGCGAAACAATAAGCACGTGGTCGGAAAAACGGCTTGATGCCCTGCGCGGCGCGCGCATCAGCCTGGTGCCGCAGGATCCAGGCAATTCCCTCAACCCGGTGCAAACCATCGGTACGCAAGTGGGCGAAGTCCTGCGACTGCACAGCAAATTGCGTGGCCGCGAGCGCGATGCTCAGGTGCTGGCGCTGTTAACGAAAGTGGGCTTAAGCCACCCGGAACAGCGCATGAAACAGTACCCGCACCAGCTCTCCGGCGGGATGAAGCAGCGGGTGTTGATCGCGATAGCCATTGCGCTGCAGCCGGATGTGATCATTGCCGACGAGCCGACCAGCGCGCTCGATGTGACGGTGCAAAAGCGCATTCTCGATTTACTCGATGTACTTCGCCGTGAATCCGGCACGGCGGTGCTGTTTGTCACCCACGATCTGGCGCTGGCTGCTGAGCGCGCCGATCGGCTGCTGGTGTTTCGCCACGGCGAGATTCAGGAGCATGGCGCGACGGCGGATATTCTGCGCGCGCCGCAGCATGCTTATACCCGCCAGCTACTGAGCGATCTCCAGGGCAATGCGCTGACGATTGCGCCGGTTTCCGGGCGGCCGCTGGCGTCTCCGGCGATCCGCGCCAGCGGTATCAGTAAGCGTTTCTCGTTGGGCAAAGGCCATCAATTGCAGGCGCTTGATGACGTCAGTTTTGCCGTGCAGCGCGGCAGCACGCATGCGCTGGTTGGCGAATCCGGTTCGGGTAAAACCACGCTGGCGCGCATTCTGCTTGGCTTTGAGCAGGCCGACAGCGGCCGGGTGACGATTGATGATATCGAAGCCACGCAACTCAGCCAGGAGGCGCGCCGCCAGTTGCGCCGCAAAATACAGTTTGTCTATCAGAATCCCTTTTCTTCGCTCGATCCTCGCCAGACACTGTTTGAGATCATCGAAGAGCCGCTGAAGAACTTTGAACGCGTTGAAAAAGCCGAACGTAAAGCACGAGTGGAAAATGTCGCGCGGCGCGTTGCGTTGCCGCTGGAGTTGCTCGACCGTACGGCGCGTGAGCTTTCCGGCGGGCAGCGCCAGCGTGTGGCTATTGCCCGCGCGCTGATCCTCGAACCGGGCATTCTGGTGCTGGATGAAGCCACCTCCGCACTGGATGTTACCGTGCAGGCGCAGATCCTCGCCCTGCTCCAGCAACTGCAACAGCAACTGGGGTTGACGTACCTGTTTATCACCCACGATCTGGCGACGGTGCGGCGCATCGCGCACAGCGTTACGGTGCTGCGTAATGGTTGCGTGGTCGAGCAAGGTTCCGTGGCGAGCCTGTTTGCCGCGCCGCAAAACGACTATACCCGCGAGTTAATTCACGCTATTCCCCATCTTTCACCCGCTACGGAGGAGTTCGCATGA
- a CDS encoding ABC transporter permease, which produces MSLVDYATAARKHVPAWRAHAWQPGLWLAWAVVALAGVAAFFPALLTHYSAVEGIAGAQRLAPQAGHWLGTDQLGRDLFARIVYGASHSLSAALAAVAMGLFAGTLIGVIAGALAGRVESLLMRLVDVLLSIPSLLLSLTVIILLGFGTVNAAIAVGVASIASFARLARGEVVRIRHTEYVEAAWGSGGTFWSVLWRHILPNSLTAVLAFATLQFGQAILALSTLSFLGYGTPPPVPEWGLLIAEGRNYLSTAWWLTTFPGLVVIAVVLAVNRLSRQFSGGRV; this is translated from the coding sequence ATGAGTCTGGTCGATTACGCTACCGCCGCGCGCAAGCACGTTCCCGCCTGGCGCGCGCACGCCTGGCAGCCGGGATTATGGCTGGCCTGGGCGGTGGTTGCTCTGGCGGGAGTTGCCGCTTTTTTCCCTGCGCTGCTCACGCATTACAGCGCGGTTGAAGGTATTGCCGGAGCACAGCGGCTGGCTCCACAAGCCGGTCACTGGTTGGGTACCGATCAACTGGGGCGCGATCTTTTTGCGCGCATTGTCTACGGTGCTTCACATTCGCTTTCCGCCGCGCTGGCGGCCGTGGCGATGGGACTGTTTGCCGGAACGCTGATCGGCGTGATTGCCGGAGCGCTCGCCGGGCGCGTGGAATCCCTCCTGATGCGGCTGGTGGATGTGTTGCTGTCGATTCCGTCGCTGTTGTTGTCGCTGACGGTGATTATTTTACTTGGCTTCGGCACCGTCAATGCAGCCATTGCCGTGGGGGTGGCTTCGATTGCCAGCTTTGCCCGCCTGGCGCGCGGTGAAGTGGTGCGTATTCGCCACACCGAGTATGTGGAAGCGGCCTGGGGCAGCGGCGGTACTTTCTGGTCGGTGCTATGGCGGCATATTTTGCCCAACTCGCTCACCGCCGTGCTGGCCTTTGCCACGCTGCAATTTGGTCAGGCGATCCTTGCCCTCTCCACCCTGAGCTTTCTCGGTTACGGCACGCCGCCGCCAGTGCCGGAATGGGGATTGTTGATCGCTGAAGGCCGCAATTACTTATCAACTGCCTGGTGGCTGACCACCTTTCCCGGCCTGGTGGTGATCGCCGTGGTACTGGCGGTTAACCGGCTCAGCCGTCAGTTCAGTGGAGGTCGCGTATGA
- a CDS encoding ABC transporter permease: MSHYLLRRAGQGLLVLWAAFTLSFVLLQVLPGDAVLIKFQNPDLGLSPAQIEEMRIAYGADSPLWQQYFHTLFAMLRGDFGYSVQAGVAVSELITSNLPDTLQLAAPAFALAVALAFVLAFVSRLPALRWLSNVIQSLPVLFISLPTFWLGIALIQLFSFQLRLIPVINPSPLQGLILPIITVAIPISAPLAQILLRSIDQVSAQPFVGVARAKGLSETGVLWRHVIGNALLPVLNIAGLLLGELIAGALITETVFGRGGLGQLTQQAVNNQDIAVLQAVVMISALGFVLINLLVDLLMPWFDPRLKTVTGGAV; this comes from the coding sequence ATGAGCCACTATCTTCTGCGGCGTGCGGGACAAGGCCTGCTGGTGCTATGGGCGGCATTTACCCTCTCTTTTGTGCTGCTCCAGGTGCTGCCGGGCGATGCGGTATTGATTAAGTTTCAGAATCCCGACCTCGGGCTTAGCCCGGCACAGATTGAGGAAATGCGTATTGCCTATGGGGCGGACAGCCCGCTGTGGCAACAATATTTTCATACGCTGTTTGCGATGTTGCGCGGAGATTTTGGCTATTCGGTACAGGCCGGTGTTGCGGTGAGCGAGCTGATTACCAGTAATCTCCCCGATACACTGCAACTAGCCGCACCGGCATTCGCGCTCGCCGTGGCGCTGGCTTTTGTACTGGCGTTTGTCTCGCGGTTGCCCGCATTACGCTGGCTGAGTAATGTCATCCAATCTTTGCCGGTACTATTTATTTCGCTGCCCACCTTCTGGCTGGGCATTGCGCTGATTCAGCTTTTTTCCTTCCAGCTGCGGCTGATCCCGGTCATTAACCCTTCGCCGTTGCAAGGGTTGATCCTGCCGATTATTACCGTGGCGATCCCTATTTCCGCTCCGTTGGCGCAGATCTTGTTACGCAGTATCGACCAGGTGTCGGCTCAGCCGTTTGTGGGCGTGGCGCGCGCCAAAGGGTTGAGCGAAACCGGCGTGCTGTGGCGGCACGTTATCGGCAATGCCCTGCTGCCGGTGCTGAATATCGCCGGGCTGTTGCTGGGGGAATTGATTGCCGGTGCGCTGATCACGGAAACCGTCTTTGGTCGTGGCGGGCTGGGACAACTGACGCAGCAGGCGGTGAACAATCAGGATATTGCCGTATTGCAGGCGGTAGTGATGATCTCCGCGCTGGGGTTTGTCCTGATTAATCTGCTGGTGGATCTGCTGATGCCGTGGTTTGACCCGCGGCTGAAAACCGTTACCGGAGGTGCAGTATGA
- a CDS encoding TIGR04028 family ABC transporter substrate-binding protein, with protein sequence MHTPFRLPLLTVLIMAASVHAWAVDTPVKGGTLIYLEQQAHTNLYPPAGGFYPNGGILNQITDKLTWQNPKTLQVEPWIAESWTSNADKTEYTFKIRPGVTFSDGTPLDANAVAKNFDTYGLGNKAQRLPVSEVINNYDHSEVVDAQTVKFYFKKPSPGFLQGTATIGSGLVSLSTLQRNFDELGDARHIIGSGPFVVSDEKLGREVTLAKRKDYQWGPKNLTQQGPANLDGIKIIVTPEDSVRIGALLAGQAGFIRQVQAYDEKQATDQGFQIYAAPTRGVNDSLSFRPDNPLVADLRVRQALLHATNTKQVVDTLFSPNYPQATSVIARSAAGYTDLSDKLTFDPAKANQLLDDAGWKAGNDGIRAKEGQRLALTVYESLPQPQNKEVLQLVAQQWRQVGVALSVKAGDAGSRTLDNLDPLKTPLTVSEVGRADPDVVKSMFYPANRDALLQKGGSSDKVKSFRDDKLNDLLVSISAEVDAKKRLQLTGEAQRYLLDNAYVIPVFEEPQVFAGAPWLKGATFEAVGRPSFYGAWIAKH encoded by the coding sequence ATGCACACCCCTTTTCGTTTGCCGCTACTGACGGTGCTGATAATGGCCGCTTCCGTTCACGCCTGGGCGGTGGATACGCCAGTAAAAGGCGGCACACTGATTTATCTTGAACAGCAGGCGCACACCAATTTGTATCCTCCGGCGGGCGGTTTTTACCCCAATGGCGGTATTCTGAATCAGATCACCGATAAGCTAACCTGGCAGAACCCAAAGACGTTGCAGGTTGAACCGTGGATTGCCGAAAGCTGGACGTCGAATGCCGATAAAACCGAATACACCTTTAAAATTCGCCCCGGCGTGACCTTTTCTGACGGCACGCCGCTGGATGCCAATGCGGTCGCAAAAAATTTCGACACGTACGGGCTGGGTAACAAAGCGCAGCGTTTACCGGTATCGGAAGTGATCAATAACTATGATCACAGCGAAGTGGTGGATGCGCAGACGGTGAAGTTCTACTTCAAAAAGCCGTCGCCAGGCTTTTTACAGGGCACGGCCACCATCGGTTCCGGGCTGGTTTCATTGAGTACGTTACAACGTAACTTTGATGAGCTGGGCGATGCGCGCCATATTATCGGTTCCGGGCCGTTTGTCGTTAGTGATGAAAAGCTGGGGCGCGAAGTGACGCTTGCGAAGCGTAAAGATTATCAGTGGGGGCCGAAGAATCTTACCCAGCAAGGCCCGGCCAATCTCGATGGCATCAAAATTATCGTCACCCCGGAAGACAGCGTGCGCATTGGCGCGTTGCTGGCAGGCCAGGCCGGATTTATCCGCCAGGTGCAGGCTTACGATGAGAAACAGGCCACCGATCAGGGGTTTCAGATCTACGCCGCTCCGACGCGCGGCGTGAATGATAGCCTCAGTTTCCGCCCGGATAACCCGCTGGTCGCCGATCTGCGCGTGCGCCAGGCATTGCTCCATGCGACAAACACTAAACAGGTTGTCGATACCCTTTTCTCGCCCAACTACCCGCAGGCCACCTCGGTTATTGCCCGCTCTGCCGCCGGTTACACCGATCTGAGCGACAAACTGACCTTTGATCCGGCCAAAGCCAACCAGCTACTGGATGACGCAGGCTGGAAAGCCGGCAACGATGGCATTCGTGCCAAAGAGGGCCAGCGTCTGGCGCTGACGGTGTATGAATCCCTGCCGCAACCGCAAAACAAAGAGGTGCTGCAATTGGTGGCGCAGCAGTGGCGACAGGTCGGCGTTGCGCTGAGCGTTAAAGCTGGCGACGCCGGAAGCCGCACGCTGGATAACCTCGACCCGCTAAAAACGCCGCTGACCGTTTCTGAGGTTGGGCGTGCGGATCCGGATGTCGTGAAAAGCATGTTCTATCCGGCAAACCGCGATGCGCTGCTGCAAAAAGGCGGTTCCAGCGACAAGGTAAAAAGCTTCCGCGACGACAAGCTCAACGATCTGCTGGTCTCTATTTCTGCTGAAGTCGATGCAAAAAAACGCCTGCAACTGACCGGCGAGGCACAGCGCTATCTGCTGGATAACGCTTATGTGATCCCGGTTTTTGAAGAGCCTCAGGTCTTTGCCGGTGCGCCCTGGCTGAAAGGCGCAACCTTCGAAGCCGTTGGCCGCCCGTCGTTCTACGGCGCGTGGATCGCGAAACACTGA
- the adhP gene encoding alcohol dehydrogenase AdhP — protein sequence MKAAVVTKDHQVDVTERTLRPLKHGEALLKMECCGVCHTDLHVKNGDFGDKTGVILGHEGIGIVAEVAEGVTSLKVGDRASVAWFFQGCGHCEYCNSGNETLCREVVNAGYTADGGMAQECIVVADYAVKVPDDLDSAAASSITCAGVTTYKAVKVSQIKPGQWIAIYGLGGLGNLALQYAKNVFNAKVIALDVNDEQLKLAASMGADLTINSRSEDAAKIVQEKTGGAHAAVVTAVAKAAFNSAVDAVRAGGRVVAVGLPPEAMSLDIPRLVLDGIQVVGSLVGTRQDLTEAFQFAAEGKVVPKVALRPLEDINAIFTEMEQGQIRGRMVIDLRH from the coding sequence ATGAAAGCTGCTGTAGTTACGAAAGATCATCAGGTTGATGTCACTGAAAGGACACTGCGTCCGCTGAAACATGGCGAAGCGTTACTGAAAATGGAGTGCTGTGGGGTATGTCATACCGACCTGCACGTGAAGAACGGTGATTTTGGCGATAAGACCGGCGTTATCCTCGGTCATGAAGGTATTGGCATCGTGGCTGAAGTTGCAGAAGGCGTTACGTCGCTGAAAGTGGGCGATCGCGCTTCTGTTGCCTGGTTTTTCCAGGGCTGCGGCCACTGTGAATACTGTAACAGCGGTAACGAAACCCTCTGCCGTGAAGTGGTCAATGCCGGGTATACCGCCGATGGCGGCATGGCGCAGGAGTGCATCGTGGTGGCGGATTATGCGGTAAAAGTGCCGGATGACCTTGATTCCGCGGCAGCCAGCAGTATCACCTGCGCGGGCGTCACTACCTATAAAGCCGTTAAAGTCTCGCAGATCAAGCCCGGCCAGTGGATTGCTATTTATGGCCTCGGCGGCCTCGGAAATCTTGCGCTGCAATATGCGAAAAATGTCTTTAATGCCAAAGTCATTGCGCTCGATGTTAACGATGAGCAATTGAAGCTGGCAGCCAGCATGGGCGCAGACCTGACCATCAACTCGCGTAGCGAAGATGCGGCGAAGATCGTGCAGGAAAAAACCGGCGGCGCGCACGCTGCGGTCGTGACGGCGGTAGCGAAAGCGGCGTTTAACTCTGCGGTCGATGCGGTGCGTGCCGGTGGCCGTGTGGTGGCAGTTGGCCTGCCGCCGGAAGCGATGAGCCTCGATATTCCGCGCCTGGTGCTGGACGGTATTCAGGTGGTGGGTTCGCTGGTTGGCACGCGCCAGGATCTGACGGAAGCCTTCCAGTTTGCCGCCGAAGGCAAGGTGGTGCCGAAAGTGGCGCTGCGTCCGCTGGAAGATATCAACGCCATCTTCACAGAGATGGAACAGGGCCAGATCCGTGGCCGCATGGTGATCGATTTACGCCATTAA